A genomic window from Silene latifolia isolate original U9 population chromosome Y, ASM4854445v1, whole genome shotgun sequence includes:
- the LOC141634411 gene encoding oxysterol-binding protein-related protein 3C-like codes for MSSPKKKLENKGFFASVSSGFSMFSNAMHRSVNGLLGYENLEVINPEGGQDDAEEEAQRGRWRQEDRDSYWRMMQKYIGADVTSMVTLPVVIFEPMTMLQKMAELMEYCYLLDQADECEDPYMRLVYSASWAISVYYAYQRTWKPFNPILGETYEMVNHHGISFISEQVSHHPPMSAGHSENEHFAYDVTSKLKTKFLGNSVDVYPVGRTRVTLKKDGVVLELVPPPTKVNNLIFGRTWVDSPGEMIMTNLTTGDKVVLYFQPCGWFGAGRYEVDGYVYDANEEPKILMTGKWNESMSYQPCDAEGEPLPGTELKEAWHVADTPKKDKFQYTHFAHKINSFETAPKKLLASDSRLRPDRFALEMGDLSKAGAEKSSLEERQRAEKRIREAQGDKFSPKWFDLTEEVTTTPWGELEIYQFNEKYAEHRATIDSSDNVEVEDARNKEFNPWQYSDSWGSH; via the exons ATGTCGAGCCCTAAGAAGAAATTGGAGAACAAAGGATTTTTCGCTTCCGTATCTTCTGGATTCTCCATGTTCAGTAACGCTATGCATAGATCTGTCAACGG TTTACTTGGATATGAAAATCTGGAAGTTATAAATCCTGAGGGAGGGCAGGATGACGCTGAAGAAGAGGCGCAGAGAGGAAGGTGGAGGCAAGAG GACAGAGATAGTTATTGGAGAATGATGCAGAAATATATCGGGGCAGATGTTACATCAATGGTGACACTTCCTGTTGTGATTTTTGAGCCAATGACCATGCTGCAGAAAATGGCCGAG CTAATGGAATATTGTTACCTGTTAGATCAAGCCGATGAATGTGAAGATCCTTATATGCGGCTTGTGTATTCTG CATCGTGGGCAATCTCTGTGTACTATGCTTATCAACGCACCTGGAAACCTTTTAATCCCATTCTTGGTGAAACCTATGAAATGGTGAATCATCATGGGATTTCTTTCATATCGGAACAG GTGAGTCATCATCCTCCTATGAGTGCTGGGCATTCTGAAAATGAGCACTTTGCATATGATGTTACGTCAAAGCTGAAAACTAAGTTTCTGGGGAATTCTGTTGATGTCTATCCTGTTGGAAG GACACGTGTGACACTGAAAAAAGATGGCGTAGTTTTGGAATTAGTTCCACCCCCTACTAAAGTCAACAACTTGATATTTGGTCGAACATGGGTTGATTCACCTGGCGAGATGATAATGACTAATTTAACTACAGGGGATAAAGTTGTGCTTTATTTCCAACCATGTGGCTGGTTTGG TGCTGGTCGTTATGAGGTGGATGGTTATGTGTATGATGCTAATGAGGAACCTAAAATTTTGATGACTGGTAAATGGAACGAGTCAATGAGTTATCAGCCTTGTGATGCAGAAGGGGAGCCTCTTCCTGGCACAGAATTGAAAGAG GCCTGGCATGTGGCAGATACCCCCAAAAAAGACAAATTTCAATACACTCACTTTGCTCACAAGATAAACAGTTTTGAGACAGCCCCTAAGAAGCTATTGGCATCAGACTCACGTTTACGGCCAGATAGATTTGCTCTTGAGATGGGTGATCTGTCTAAGGCCGGTGCAGAGAAGAGCAG TTTGGAGGAGAGGCAGAGAGCAGAAAAGAGGATTCGAGAAGCCCAGGGTGATAAGTTTAGCCCAAAATGGTTTGACTTAACTGAAGAAGTTACAACTACCCCATGGGGTGAGTTAGAAATCTACCAATTTAATGAAAAGTATGCTGAGCATCGTGCAACTATAGATAGCTCGGATAATGTTGAGGTAGAAGATGCTCGCAACAAGGAGTTCAACCCATGGCAGTATAGTGACTCATGGGGCTCCCATTAG